The proteins below are encoded in one region of Aquisphaera giovannonii:
- a CDS encoding DUF1549 domain-containing protein, whose protein sequence is MRWRDLIFLTVMIGGGLALVRGAVRIPAATTTPQRATSGSAVADSQAAAIRVAVEGLDRAFRQQWAEQGIRPAPPADDLTVMRRLSLALTGAIPSLEEIRRFESRPAGSRLDAWLDDLMADRRTSDFLAERFARAFVGTEDGPFLVFRRRRFASWLSDAILANRPYDAIVRDLVADRGLWTDHPATNFVSVTFNPDTGRPDPERLAARVSRALLGVRIDCAQCHDHPFQPWKQADFRGLAAYFGGAYSGLRGIRDGESAYKPLDRKTKAEAEVAPRVPFRPELVPEAGTPRERLAAWIVDPSNPNLARATANRVWAILLGRPLVDPVDDLPVNVELPPALERLAADFSGHGYDLHRLIRVIAGSEVFRLDSTDPPAGKDPNAAPDDESWAAFPAVRLRPEQVAGALFQAASLPTIGPQSHWFVRLATYTGRNDFVRRYGDTGEDEFHAAGGTIPQRLLLMNGDIVREKTGRGLFSASQRVAELAPDDRAAVEVAYLIVLTRRPTPEESAHFAGRLAGTAGDDRKDRLTDLFWTLVNSTEFSWNH, encoded by the coding sequence ATGAGGTGGCGCGACCTGATCTTCCTGACCGTGATGATCGGCGGCGGCCTCGCCCTCGTCCGGGGCGCGGTCCGCATCCCGGCCGCGACCACGACGCCGCAACGAGCGACGTCGGGATCTGCCGTCGCCGACTCCCAGGCCGCGGCGATCCGGGTCGCCGTCGAGGGCCTCGACCGGGCATTCCGCCAGCAGTGGGCGGAACAGGGAATCCGCCCGGCGCCCCCGGCCGACGACCTGACCGTCATGCGGCGGCTCTCCCTGGCCCTCACGGGGGCGATCCCGTCCCTCGAGGAGATCCGTCGGTTCGAGTCGAGGCCCGCCGGGAGTCGGTTGGATGCCTGGCTCGACGACCTGATGGCCGATCGCCGCACCTCCGACTTCCTGGCCGAACGCTTCGCCCGGGCGTTCGTCGGCACCGAGGACGGACCGTTCCTGGTCTTCCGCCGCCGCCGCTTCGCCTCCTGGCTGAGCGACGCCATACTCGCGAACCGCCCGTATGACGCCATCGTCCGGGACCTGGTCGCCGACCGCGGCCTTTGGACCGACCACCCGGCGACGAATTTCGTCTCCGTCACCTTCAATCCCGACACGGGGCGGCCCGACCCCGAACGCCTCGCCGCACGCGTCTCGCGCGCCTTGCTGGGCGTGCGGATCGACTGCGCGCAGTGCCACGACCATCCATTCCAGCCCTGGAAGCAGGCCGACTTCCGCGGCCTCGCCGCGTATTTCGGCGGCGCGTACTCGGGCCTGCGGGGCATCCGAGACGGCGAGAGCGCCTACAAGCCGCTCGACCGCAAGACGAAGGCGGAGGCCGAGGTCGCCCCTCGCGTTCCGTTCCGGCCCGAGCTGGTCCCGGAGGCGGGCACGCCCCGCGAGCGGCTCGCCGCCTGGATCGTCGACCCGTCGAATCCGAACCTGGCCCGCGCCACCGCGAACCGGGTCTGGGCCATCCTGCTCGGCCGCCCGCTCGTCGACCCGGTGGACGACCTCCCCGTGAACGTCGAGCTCCCGCCGGCGCTCGAGCGGCTAGCGGCGGACTTCTCGGGCCACGGCTACGACCTGCACCGGCTGATCCGCGTCATCGCGGGCTCCGAGGTCTTCCGCCTGGACAGCACGGACCCGCCCGCCGGGAAGGATCCGAACGCCGCGCCGGACGACGAGAGCTGGGCCGCCTTCCCGGCGGTCCGCCTCCGCCCCGAGCAGGTCGCCGGCGCCCTCTTCCAGGCGGCCTCCCTGCCGACCATCGGGCCCCAGTCGCACTGGTTCGTCCGGCTGGCGACGTACACGGGCCGCAACGACTTCGTCCGCCGTTACGGCGACACCGGCGAGGACGAGTTCCACGCGGCCGGCGGCACCATCCCCCAGCGGCTCCTCCTCATGAACGGCGACATCGTCAGGGAGAAGACCGGCCGCGGCCTCTTCAGCGCGAGCCAGAGGGTCGCCGAGCTGGCACCGGACGACCGCGCGGCCGTCGAGGTCGCCTACCTCATCGTCCTCACCCGCCGCCCCACCCCCGAGGAATCCGCCCACTTCGCCGGCCGCCTCGCCGGCACCGCGGGCGACGACCGGAAGGACAGGCTGACGGACCTCTTCTGGACCCTGGTGAACTCCACGGAATTCTCGTGGAACCACTGA
- a CDS encoding YdeI/OmpD-associated family protein: MTGGSVLEGDDVAERDDRIDAYIARSADVARPILEHLREVVHAACPDVEETIKWGFPHFQYKGLLCSMAAFKEHCAFGFWKGELVIGPGGGDEASPVDQKTGMGQFGKITRIADLPSKRILTGHVKRAMKLNDEGVKAPARSRPKGPAKEIVVPEDLAAALAANARALETFERFPPGHRREYVDWIDEAKTQPTRLRRLEQAVAWLAEGKPRNWKYLNC; this comes from the coding sequence ATGACCGGAGGTTCCGTCCTCGAGGGGGATGACGTGGCCGAGCGCGACGACCGGATCGACGCCTACATCGCCAGGTCGGCGGACGTCGCCCGCCCCATCCTCGAGCACCTGCGCGAGGTCGTCCACGCGGCCTGCCCGGACGTGGAGGAGACCATCAAGTGGGGGTTCCCTCACTTCCAGTACAAGGGCCTGCTCTGCAGCATGGCCGCCTTCAAGGAGCATTGCGCCTTCGGCTTCTGGAAGGGGGAACTCGTCATCGGCCCCGGGGGAGGCGACGAGGCATCCCCGGTCGACCAGAAGACGGGGATGGGCCAGTTCGGCAAGATCACCCGGATCGCGGACCTCCCGTCGAAGAGGATCCTGACGGGCCACGTCAAGCGGGCCATGAAGCTGAATGATGAAGGGGTGAAGGCCCCTGCCCGCTCGCGTCCGAAGGGTCCGGCGAAGGAGATCGTCGTCCCCGAGGACCTGGCCGCGGCCCTGGCCGCCAACGCCCGGGCCCTGGAGACCTTCGAGCGGTTCCCGCCGGGCCATCGCCGCGAGTATGTGGACTGGATCGACGAGGCGAAGACCCAGCCCACGCGGCTGCGACGCCTGGAGCAGGCGGTCGCCTGGCTCGCCGAGGGCAAGCCGCGAAACTGGAAGTACCTGAACTGCTGA
- a CDS encoding COG1361 family protein — MPRMKPAHAASLIAAFAWAAVLASPPKGRGAGPGSAPEVAAVNPCGVQRGLPSEVVVSGSRLAGRPRLVAPFPFRAEALEPSRSGPGNWAFRITVEADAAVGAYPVRVRTDDGLSEPFLFVVGQVPQLAEREDNSAFEAAQPLPATPVVVEGQVPGNDVDYFRFAGRKGQVIVLDAQCARIGSGIDPVIRLTTASASRRFVASADDTPGLLTDARLIAELPEDADYVVELSDTRYQGASRPSYRLTVGAVPIADEVYPLGGRRGETIGLELRGGTLAPGGRKIAAAELAPMGGTPWCIPGLGAAGPVASDRRLDLESFRPLVAGDLPEVREPADGDAPPIRAAAPVVLNGRIDPAGDEDRFAIAATPGQALHVAVEASQLGSALDGVLQVLRPDGGSIASADDTAVKVPGQPVGKDEFAVPDPTLDFNVPPGVSEVLLSIRDLNDRGGVGFPYRIVVTPLLPTFEVQATEPTAGIPSGGTAALPVSIARRGYQGPITVTVVDPPAGLTVRPGTIPAGQTSGACTVSAAAGAEIKPVVLRLVGRGQGPEGSIEVPAARVVVFSRLGILPTCAVVQRGLPAASVLPSPVVLDTPSAPVEIVQGQGVSIPVRAIRGKGVDAALAIGSLPLPPGLSIPAARLPEKADAATVLVNAGIDAAPGPVTIVLEAKGKLPPGEESIAAPAVALNVVRPAEVLVQAPAVDLKAGGQAEVRGEVRRRGTFREPVVVRLTGLPGGLKAEPSAPITVAPEGREFRFKIIAAANATPGPAAIQVAPAYQVNKKDYPAPTLPVTVKVTPAR, encoded by the coding sequence ATGCCGCGGATGAAGCCGGCTCACGCCGCGAGCCTGATCGCAGCCTTCGCCTGGGCCGCCGTGCTCGCCTCGCCTCCGAAGGGCCGCGGCGCCGGGCCCGGCTCCGCGCCGGAGGTCGCGGCCGTCAATCCTTGCGGCGTCCAGCGGGGGTTGCCCTCCGAGGTGGTCGTCAGCGGATCGAGGCTGGCGGGGCGTCCCCGGCTCGTGGCCCCCTTCCCGTTCCGCGCGGAGGCCCTCGAGCCTTCGCGGAGCGGCCCGGGCAACTGGGCGTTCCGGATCACGGTCGAGGCCGACGCGGCGGTCGGCGCCTATCCGGTCCGCGTGCGGACGGACGACGGCCTCTCCGAGCCGTTCCTCTTCGTCGTCGGCCAGGTGCCGCAGTTGGCCGAGCGGGAGGACAACAGCGCGTTCGAGGCGGCCCAGCCGCTGCCCGCGACCCCGGTGGTGGTGGAAGGCCAGGTCCCCGGCAACGACGTGGACTACTTCCGCTTCGCGGGCAGGAAGGGCCAGGTGATCGTGCTGGACGCGCAATGCGCGCGGATCGGTTCCGGGATCGATCCGGTGATCCGGCTCACGACGGCGTCGGCCTCGCGTCGGTTCGTGGCCTCCGCGGACGACACGCCCGGCCTGCTCACCGACGCCCGGCTGATCGCCGAGCTCCCGGAGGACGCCGACTACGTCGTCGAGCTCTCCGACACGCGTTATCAGGGGGCGAGCCGGCCCTCATACCGGCTGACCGTGGGCGCGGTGCCGATCGCCGACGAGGTCTATCCGCTCGGCGGACGCCGGGGCGAGACGATCGGCCTGGAGCTCCGCGGGGGCACGCTGGCCCCGGGCGGCCGGAAGATCGCCGCGGCCGAGCTCGCGCCCATGGGGGGAACGCCGTGGTGCATCCCCGGGCTCGGGGCGGCAGGGCCCGTCGCGTCGGATCGCCGACTGGACCTGGAATCGTTCCGTCCCCTCGTCGCGGGCGACCTGCCGGAGGTCCGCGAGCCGGCCGATGGCGACGCCCCTCCGATCCGGGCCGCCGCGCCCGTCGTCCTCAACGGCCGCATCGACCCGGCCGGCGACGAGGACCGCTTCGCTATCGCGGCCACGCCCGGGCAGGCGCTGCACGTCGCCGTGGAGGCCTCGCAGCTCGGCTCGGCGCTCGACGGTGTCCTCCAGGTGCTCCGCCCTGACGGCGGGTCCATCGCGTCCGCCGACGACACGGCGGTCAAGGTGCCCGGCCAGCCGGTCGGGAAGGACGAGTTCGCCGTTCCCGATCCGACGCTCGATTTCAACGTCCCGCCCGGCGTCTCCGAGGTGCTGCTCTCGATCCGCGACCTCAACGACCGCGGCGGGGTCGGATTCCCATACCGGATCGTGGTGACGCCGCTCCTCCCCACCTTCGAGGTCCAGGCAACGGAGCCCACGGCCGGCATCCCGTCCGGCGGGACGGCCGCATTGCCGGTCAGCATCGCAAGGAGGGGATACCAGGGGCCGATCACGGTGACCGTGGTCGATCCGCCCGCCGGCCTCACCGTCCGCCCGGGGACCATACCGGCCGGCCAGACTTCGGGCGCCTGCACGGTGTCCGCGGCCGCCGGCGCGGAGATCAAGCCGGTGGTCCTCAGGCTGGTCGGGCGGGGGCAAGGGCCGGAGGGATCGATCGAGGTCCCCGCCGCCCGAGTGGTCGTCTTCTCCCGGCTGGGGATCCTGCCGACCTGCGCCGTCGTGCAGCGGGGACTGCCCGCGGCTTCGGTCTTGCCTTCGCCCGTGGTCCTCGACACCCCCTCGGCCCCGGTCGAAATCGTCCAGGGCCAGGGCGTCTCGATCCCGGTCAGGGCCATCCGCGGCAAGGGCGTGGATGCCGCCCTCGCCATCGGGTCGCTCCCCTTGCCGCCGGGCCTGTCCATCCCCGCCGCGCGTCTGCCCGAGAAGGCCGACGCGGCGACGGTGCTCGTGAATGCGGGGATCGATGCCGCGCCCGGTCCGGTGACGATCGTCCTCGAGGCGAAGGGCAAGCTTCCCCCGGGCGAGGAGTCCATCGCCGCCCCGGCCGTCGCCCTGAACGTGGTCCGACCGGCGGAGGTCCTCGTGCAGGCACCGGCCGTCGACTTGAAGGCCGGAGGCCAGGCCGAGGTCCGGGGCGAAGTCCGGCGACGCGGCACCTTCCGCGAGCCCGTCGTCGTGCGCCTGACGGGCCTCCCCGGCGGCCTGAAGGCCGAACCGTCCGCCCCGATCACGGTCGCCCCGGAGGGGCGAGAGTTCCGGTTCAAGATCATCGCCGCCGCGAACGCCACGCCGGGCCCGGCCGCGATCCAGGTCGCCCCGGCGTACCAGGTCAACAAGAAGGACTACCCCGCGCCGACCTTGCCGGTTACGGTCAAGGTCACGCCCGCCCGTTGA
- a CDS encoding c-type cytochrome domain-containing protein, translating into MIRPSAARLAFTTLLILAGPAPAAPDEPRPRAPEKPKADAHPGPGKPVSFLRDVAPILVRDCIACHNARKSEGKYAMTTFAQLLKGSKSGDGDAIVPGKPDDSNFIDVLLPDAEPRMPYKLDPLATADIELLRKWIAEGAKYDGSSPGEDWAFVLHKTRAVTVPESYPAAVPVTALAFSPDGARIATSGYHEMIFWNVADGTIARRVAGLPERTQTIAISPDGKRLATAGGDPGQYGIVRLWDVEAAGGLRPARDLAEGSDVVFAAAFSPDGKALATAGADRVVRVYEVESGKPLVQSEDHADWIFDVAFSPDGKQLATASRDKTAKVLQVATKESLATFPGHTVPVYAAAFLPDGKTVVSAGEDNAIRAWTVGDEAKQVRQFGGFGGAVFRLRLSPDGKTLAACSADKTVRTFKADTGAPLQTLKGHADWVYSVAFSPDGKTLASGSWDGEVRLWNLADGKPVRTILAAPGFKRAK; encoded by the coding sequence GTGATCCGTCCATCCGCCGCCCGACTCGCCTTCACCACGCTCCTGATCCTCGCCGGCCCCGCCCCGGCCGCGCCGGATGAGCCCCGCCCGCGGGCCCCGGAGAAGCCGAAGGCGGACGCCCATCCGGGCCCGGGCAAGCCCGTGAGCTTCCTCCGCGACGTGGCGCCGATCCTCGTCCGCGACTGCATCGCCTGCCACAACGCCAGGAAGTCGGAGGGCAAGTACGCGATGACCACCTTCGCCCAGCTCCTGAAGGGGAGCAAGTCCGGCGATGGCGACGCGATCGTCCCGGGCAAGCCGGACGACAGCAACTTCATCGACGTCCTCCTCCCCGACGCCGAGCCGCGCATGCCCTACAAGCTGGACCCGCTCGCGACCGCGGACATCGAGCTCCTCCGGAAGTGGATCGCGGAGGGGGCGAAGTACGACGGCTCGAGCCCGGGCGAGGACTGGGCCTTCGTCCTGCACAAGACCCGGGCGGTCACGGTCCCGGAGTCCTATCCCGCGGCGGTCCCGGTCACCGCCCTGGCCTTCTCGCCCGACGGCGCCCGGATCGCGACGTCCGGCTATCATGAGATGATTTTCTGGAACGTTGCCGACGGCACGATCGCCCGGAGGGTCGCCGGCCTGCCCGAGCGGACGCAGACCATCGCGATCAGCCCGGACGGCAAGCGGCTCGCCACGGCCGGTGGCGACCCGGGGCAATACGGCATCGTCCGCCTCTGGGACGTCGAGGCGGCGGGCGGGCTGAGGCCGGCCCGCGACCTGGCGGAGGGGTCGGACGTGGTCTTCGCCGCGGCGTTCTCGCCCGACGGCAAGGCCCTCGCGACCGCCGGCGCCGACCGCGTGGTGCGCGTGTACGAGGTCGAGTCGGGCAAGCCGCTGGTGCAGTCGGAGGACCACGCCGACTGGATCTTCGACGTCGCCTTCTCGCCCGACGGCAAGCAGCTCGCGACGGCCAGCCGGGACAAGACGGCCAAGGTGCTCCAGGTCGCCACGAAGGAGTCGCTCGCCACCTTCCCCGGCCACACCGTGCCCGTCTACGCCGCCGCGTTCCTGCCGGACGGCAAGACCGTGGTCTCGGCCGGCGAGGACAACGCGATCCGCGCCTGGACCGTCGGCGACGAGGCCAAGCAGGTCCGCCAGTTCGGCGGCTTCGGCGGGGCCGTGTTCCGGCTCCGCCTCTCGCCCGACGGCAAGACCCTGGCCGCCTGCTCCGCGGACAAGACCGTCCGCACCTTCAAGGCCGATACCGGCGCCCCGTTGCAGACCCTGAAGGGCCACGCCGACTGGGTCTACTCGGTCGCCTTCTCTCCCGACGGCAAGACGCTCGCCTCCGGGAGCTGGGACGGCGAGGTCCGCCTCTGGAACCTGGCGGACGGCAAGCCCGTTCGGACCATCCTCGCGGCCCCGGGGTTCAAGCGGGCGAAGTGA
- a CDS encoding DUF1501 domain-containing protein produces the protein MITIGQGTARTPSALSRRDFLRAGSVGVGTMGLMSTESPMRRPSTGGDPPGAVILLLLVGGPSQLETWDPKPDAPAEVRGPFDTIPTRVPGLRISEHLPRLAARMDRVALVRSMHHDAAPIHETGLQLLQAGRLFVKGGPEAPNLGSATAQVLGSRGGLPPSLIVPSPIGNTGVRISRGQGAGWLGEHLEPFRLDADPASASYDPAAALRRAGRSLIAMGSRLGPSSGPLPLDAPARLDAPARNAFDLRREPERLRDAYGRDTFGQGCLLARRLVEGGARLVTVNMFDTVFDRTTWDCHGASPFSTLDDYARELLPRLDRALSTLLDDLGSRGLLETTMVVATGEFGRTPRLNEAGGRDHWPGVWSALLAGGGIRGGAVLGASDAHAAAPADRPVTPQELRATMCHGLGLRRDAYLRGPSGEPYRPAGDAEPIRELLG, from the coding sequence ATGATCACGATCGGCCAGGGGACCGCGAGGACGCCTTCCGCGCTCAGCCGTCGAGACTTCCTCCGCGCGGGGAGCGTCGGCGTGGGCACGATGGGGCTCATGTCGACGGAGTCGCCGATGCGGAGGCCTTCGACCGGCGGCGATCCCCCCGGTGCGGTCATCCTCCTGCTGCTCGTGGGCGGGCCCAGCCAGCTCGAGACCTGGGACCCGAAGCCGGACGCCCCGGCGGAGGTCCGCGGCCCCTTCGACACGATCCCCACGCGGGTCCCCGGCCTTCGGATCAGCGAGCACCTGCCGCGCCTCGCGGCGCGGATGGATCGCGTGGCGCTCGTCCGCTCGATGCACCACGACGCCGCGCCCATCCACGAGACCGGGCTGCAACTCCTCCAGGCCGGCCGGCTCTTCGTGAAGGGCGGCCCGGAGGCCCCGAACCTGGGCTCCGCGACCGCCCAGGTGCTCGGGTCGCGCGGGGGCCTTCCGCCGTCCCTGATCGTCCCCTCCCCGATCGGGAACACGGGCGTGAGGATCTCCCGCGGCCAGGGGGCCGGATGGCTCGGCGAGCACCTCGAACCGTTCCGCCTCGACGCCGACCCGGCCTCGGCCTCGTACGACCCGGCCGCGGCCCTGCGCCGGGCCGGGCGGTCGCTGATCGCGATGGGATCGCGCCTGGGCCCCTCGTCCGGGCCCCTCCCCCTCGACGCCCCGGCCCGGCTCGACGCCCCCGCGAGGAATGCGTTCGACCTGCGCCGGGAGCCGGAACGGCTGCGCGACGCCTACGGCCGCGACACATTCGGCCAGGGCTGCCTCCTCGCCCGCCGCCTCGTGGAGGGCGGGGCCCGGCTCGTGACGGTCAACATGTTCGACACGGTCTTCGACCGGACGACCTGGGACTGCCACGGGGCCTCGCCCTTCAGCACGCTGGACGACTACGCGCGTGAGCTGCTGCCGAGGCTCGACCGGGCCCTCTCGACGCTCCTCGATGACCTGGGGAGCCGCGGGCTCCTCGAGACCACGATGGTCGTCGCGACCGGCGAATTCGGGCGGACGCCTCGCCTGAACGAGGCGGGCGGGCGGGACCACTGGCCGGGCGTCTGGAGTGCCTTGCTCGCCGGCGGCGGCATCCGAGGGGGGGCCGTCCTGGGCGCCAGCGATGCGCACGCCGCGGCCCCCGCCGACAGGCCGGTCACGCCGCAGGAACTGCGGGCGACGATGTGTCACGGCCTCGGACTGAGGCGGGATGCCTACCTCCGGGGACCCTCGGGGGAGCCCTACCGGCCGGCCGGGGACGCGGAGCCGATCCGGGAGCTGCTCGGCTGA
- a CDS encoding TolC family protein: MESRLRAGVLAMPIVAGLFWTSASARGQQPTVETPQIQGATANPGSSQSRLGPAPGGGDMILGSQPGRDDLLLGRAGPASPRVPTSIATPGQGDQVRRPPPISVPEPLPVPRAPLYGTLALPSGEESEGPANGLTLDQAIDLLVRRNYDLRSKAMEIPQARADVLTASLRANPIFYADSQLIPYGSYSERRPGGPTQYDVNISHPIDFSRKRRARVDYATRAMRVTEAQYQDAVRIEINNLYTAFLDVLAARQTLRFARASEAGSRVLAEKTQLLYERDIASRADVGEVRSQGQVAQVGVLDSEENLRKANRVLGMMLGMEAEEAEALEVRGSIEDRGPPPPPVDELIRAAVQCRPDVVSYRLGVLTAESGVRLSMANRYQDAYLLYQPYTYQNNAPLGGKSATSWAIGLTVPLPVYNRNQGNIERARQNVTQSRIELEGIEKRVVAEVKQAAREYEVSGQIVDRIRAQVLPTSQASLNDRLRLFQGGEANAVSYLQAQRTYNDTVKAYLDTVVRHRRSMLGLNTAVGQRILP, from the coding sequence GTGGAAAGCCGCCTGCGAGCGGGAGTCCTGGCGATGCCGATCGTCGCCGGCCTGTTCTGGACCTCGGCCTCGGCCCGCGGCCAGCAGCCGACGGTCGAGACGCCCCAGATCCAGGGCGCGACCGCGAACCCCGGGAGTAGCCAGTCCCGGCTCGGCCCGGCGCCCGGGGGGGGGGACATGATCCTCGGCTCCCAGCCGGGCCGCGACGACCTCCTCTTGGGCCGCGCCGGGCCGGCCAGCCCGCGCGTCCCCACGTCGATCGCGACGCCCGGGCAGGGCGATCAGGTCCGCCGCCCGCCGCCGATCAGCGTGCCGGAGCCGCTCCCGGTGCCCCGGGCCCCCCTCTACGGCACCCTCGCCCTCCCGTCGGGTGAGGAGTCCGAGGGGCCCGCGAACGGCCTCACCCTCGACCAGGCGATCGACCTGCTCGTCCGCCGCAACTACGACCTCCGATCCAAGGCGATGGAGATCCCCCAGGCCCGGGCCGACGTCCTGACCGCCAGCCTGCGGGCCAACCCGATCTTCTACGCCGACTCCCAGCTCATCCCCTACGGCAGTTATTCCGAACGCCGGCCCGGCGGCCCGACGCAGTATGACGTGAACATTTCGCATCCGATCGACTTCTCCCGCAAGCGGCGGGCGCGCGTCGACTACGCCACGCGTGCCATGCGGGTGACCGAGGCGCAGTACCAGGACGCCGTGCGGATCGAGATCAACAACCTCTACACCGCCTTCCTCGACGTCCTCGCCGCCCGCCAGACCCTCCGGTTCGCGAGGGCGAGCGAGGCCGGATCGCGGGTCCTGGCCGAGAAGACGCAGCTCCTCTACGAGCGGGACATCGCCTCGCGGGCGGACGTGGGGGAGGTCAGGTCCCAGGGCCAGGTCGCCCAGGTCGGCGTCCTGGACTCCGAGGAGAATCTCCGCAAGGCGAACCGCGTGCTCGGGATGATGCTGGGCATGGAAGCCGAGGAGGCCGAGGCGCTGGAGGTCAGGGGGAGCATCGAGGACCGCGGCCCTCCTCCGCCGCCCGTCGACGAGCTGATCCGGGCGGCGGTGCAATGCCGCCCGGACGTCGTCTCGTATCGGCTGGGGGTGCTGACCGCCGAGTCCGGCGTGCGGCTCTCGATGGCCAACCGATATCAGGATGCCTACCTGCTCTACCAGCCCTACACCTACCAGAACAACGCCCCGCTCGGCGGCAAGAGCGCGACGTCCTGGGCCATCGGCCTCACCGTCCCGCTGCCGGTCTACAACCGCAATCAGGGCAATATCGAGCGGGCCCGACAGAACGTCACGCAATCCCGGATCGAGCTGGAGGGGATCGAGAAGCGTGTGGTGGCGGAGGTGAAGCAGGCGGCTCGGGAGTACGAGGTGAGCGGCCAGATCGTTGACAGGATACGCGCCCAGGTGCTGCCGACGTCCCAGGCCTCCCTGAATGACCGCCTGCGGCTCTTCCAGGGGGGGGAGGCGAACGCCGTATCCTACCTCCAGGCCCAGCGGACGTACAACGACACGGTCAAGGCCTACCTGGACACCGTCGTCCGGCATCGCCGCAGCATGCTCGGCCTGAACACGGCCGTGGGCCAGCGGATCCTCCCGTGA
- a CDS encoding ArsR/SmtB family transcription factor, with the protein MAVKASTRTAVATRPSPPKSRSAKVADQRFQQAKRASILLKHVSDPTRLQVILILSEGERHVGALCEQLSQSQPAVSHHLALLRHGNIIAPRRQGKNNFYSLTETGADLARVVKNLIG; encoded by the coding sequence ATGGCAGTGAAGGCGAGCACCCGTACGGCCGTCGCGACCCGTCCGTCCCCCCCCAAGAGCCGCAGCGCGAAGGTGGCCGACCAGCGCTTCCAGCAGGCCAAGCGGGCCTCGATCCTGCTGAAGCACGTCAGCGACCCGACGCGGCTGCAGGTGATCCTGATCCTCTCCGAGGGCGAGCGGCACGTGGGCGCCCTCTGCGAGCAGCTGAGCCAGAGCCAGCCCGCGGTCAGCCACCACCTGGCCCTGCTCCGCCACGGCAACATCATCGCCCCGCGCCGCCAGGGCAAGAACAATTTCTACAGCCTGACGGAGACCGGCGCGGACCTCGCCCGGGTCGTCAAGAACCTGATCGGCTGA
- a CDS encoding copper-binding protein: MKTTGMNGRRMLPIALIAAALPCGPAGCSGRPGPGAAPAPAAKGGDAPGVQEYRLVGQVKAVDRGAKEVTIRHEEIPGFMGAMTMPFRVDDASALEDVQVGDEVEAKLRVEREAGQVKDYQLLDLAVTRPAPAASLVLDLSGGTPALRQAPKRLQPGEVVPDFAMTGQDGRAFRLSDLRGKVVVLTFIYTRCPLPDFCPYMDRKFADLAAAIATSPRRAESVRLLSVSFDPEHDTPEVLARHARSRGATPPLWTFCVASHDQLAGVAGPLGLVYGPGKGEIIHNLCTAVIDPGGRLARLEVGTQSNRWSSADLLKTVQSALARPGG; this comes from the coding sequence ATGAAAACGACCGGGATGAACGGGCGCCGCATGCTGCCCATCGCGCTGATCGCCGCCGCCTTGCCGTGCGGCCCCGCCGGCTGCTCGGGGCGGCCGGGCCCCGGGGCCGCGCCGGCCCCGGCCGCGAAGGGGGGAGACGCGCCCGGTGTCCAGGAATACAGGCTCGTCGGCCAGGTCAAGGCGGTGGACCGGGGGGCGAAGGAGGTGACGATCCGGCACGAGGAGATCCCCGGCTTCATGGGGGCGATGACGATGCCCTTCCGCGTGGACGACGCCTCGGCCCTGGAGGACGTGCAGGTCGGGGACGAGGTGGAGGCGAAGCTGAGGGTGGAGCGGGAGGCGGGCCAGGTCAAGGACTACCAGCTCCTGGACCTGGCCGTGACGAGGCCCGCCCCCGCGGCCTCGCTGGTGCTGGACCTCTCCGGCGGGACGCCGGCCCTCCGGCAGGCCCCGAAGCGGCTGCAGCCGGGGGAGGTCGTGCCCGACTTCGCGATGACCGGGCAGGACGGCCGGGCATTCCGGCTCTCGGACTTGCGCGGGAAGGTCGTGGTCCTGACCTTCATCTACACCCGCTGCCCGCTCCCGGACTTCTGCCCCTACATGGACCGCAAGTTCGCGGACCTGGCCGCGGCCATCGCCACGTCGCCGCGCCGCGCGGAGTCGGTCCGGCTGCTTTCCGTGTCATTCGACCCGGAGCACGACACGCCGGAAGTCCTGGCCCGGCATGCCCGTTCCCGGGGGGCGACGCCGCCCCTGTGGACCTTCTGCGTCGCCTCGCACGACCAGCTCGCCGGCGTCGCCGGCCCCCTGGGCCTGGTCTACGGCCCCGGCAAGGGTGAAATAATCCACAACCTTTGCACGGCGGTCATCGACCCGGGCGGCCGGCTGGCCCGCCTGGAGGTCGGCACGCAGAGTAACAGATGGTCATCTGCCGACCTGCTGAAGACCGTGCAGTCGGCCCTCGCCCGGCCCGGCGGCTGA